The nucleotide window TGTTTTTGAAGAGGCAGTCGTTCCAATTATCGAAGCTTTCGATCCGGGAGCGATATTCCTGCAGATGGGAGCCGATGCGCACTATCTCGACCCTATCGGCCAGCTTCGCTTAACTGCGCAAGGTTGGGTGAAAGCAGTAAAGCGAGTTCTCGAAATGGGCAAGCCGATTGTTGCAGCAGGCGGGGGAGGATATAACCTGACGGCTGTTCCGAGAATGTGGACGCTGGCTTACGGGGCGCTTTCCGGCATAGAGTTCGACGACAAAATCCCAGCGAGCTTTGCGGAAGTTCACCAAGTGAGCACCTTAAGTGATCATGTGGTAACGTCAATAGGCGAAGATAGGACTCAGTTTGTTGAGGAATTCGACGAATCAACCATCACAGGAATCAAAAAGTTGATGTTCCCGCGATTTGGTTTGAAATAGTCTCAGAGCAGGGAAGTTAGATTCTGTCTTTGATTTCCTCTGGAAGGTTCTCGCCGGAAGTGAGCGCATCTTGCTCAAGCTCCTCATCGCTGACTTGCGATTCCGAGGCAAGCACCGCATTGGCGATGTCAAGCTTATCAGCGGGAACCATCACTTCGGTTAAACTTTGCTCGCCAACAGTGAAAGGGTAAACCCCTGAAGTGCCGTGAGTGTGCACCCATGCCGGTATTCCCGCATCCAGAAGCAGCCCTAGTACCATCTCCGCTTCATTCTCGGTCTCAGCCGTAAGAAGCGCTACAAAGGGGCCTTTATCAAAATCCTTTGTCGCATCTTTCAAATCTAATTGACATTTCGGGCATACATCGACCGGTTCTGCAACTTCGAAATCGCATCGTGGACATTTAGACATCATATTCTCCTTTGCTATCCTAAGATTAACCCCTATTATATTCGAGTTCGCATTAAGGGCGCCAAGACATGATTGATCCCCACTTATAAGTACGTAAAGCACAATTGAAATTATAGCGAAAAACACGATGATGCCGCTAATCCCTTAGGGATTTAGCGGCATCTTAACATACTTCTTTGGATCAGTTCTAACCATCATTCCTTGGGGGTGTATGCAATTTGCAATCTTTCCTGCCAGTCTCAGCTCAGCAGCCGAGAAACCGTACATAACTAGATTGTAACACATGTTTCCTGATTCCGCAAGGAAAATATTGCCAGCTTCATATAATTTTTACTGGCCGCTGGTTTGTTTTAGCTTTTTGATGGTTTCTCCAAGTCTTTGTTGCTGCTT belongs to bacterium and includes:
- a CDS encoding acetoin utilization protein AcuC encodes the protein LRKWDKIVYIDIDVHHGDGVQWLFYNDPRVLTVSIHESGRWLFPGTGDVDEIGEGAGDGFALNAPLAPGTTDELWMHVFEEAVVPIIEAFDPGAIFLQMGADAHYLDPIGQLRLTAQGWVKAVKRVLEMGKPIVAAGGGGYNLTAVPRMWTLAYGALSGIEFDDKIPASFAEVHQVSTLSDHVVTSIGEDRTQFVEEFDESTITGIKKLMFPRFGLK
- a CDS encoding DUF2007 domain-containing protein, translating into MSKCPRCDFEVAEPVDVCPKCQLDLKDATKDFDKGPFVALLTAETENEAEMVLGLLLDAGIPAWVHTHGTSGVYPFTVGEQSLTEVMVPADKLDIANAVLASESQVSDEELEQDALTSGENLPEEIKDRI